The Gorilla gorilla gorilla isolate KB3781 chromosome 17, NHGRI_mGorGor1-v2.1_pri, whole genome shotgun sequence nucleotide sequence cctggagcgttggcgcggagagtgcttctgggtttgcctgggaggtcatggcctcaaaagcggacagcagatcgtagttggcctgcatccaggcctctgaggggtcccagagctctgagaagacatggctgggcagcgttttcggcccggccgaatcagcgccggccgcctgcagcctctctgagtgGCTTTCCTggacaggaggcgatttctgagccgaagccccgcgggacgatttgtgccccttgctgtggctcaccaccgcttccccctggggttggccctggcagcctggacccagcagaggcccgccctgagcggcgtgagcgtggcctcttccgcgttgcttcccgggcacagcgggctcagggccctcgggcatcgggaggggagcggtgcgcgttggaggggcccgatgggggccggaatcagctggggccattctggggcgctttctctcggctctgggctcgcgactgggagacctcgggtgaggtctctgttgccccggaggtgttctgcgtgctgtccgtctgtgctcagggctgtgagatgggctcctgggggccgtcgcgttttctgggaagccccaggccttttcccggtcctgaagagcctccccgaagcgctgtcgggaagcgctctcctcagggtcctgtgggtcaggcccggtgtttcggtccacgagcaccagcttcttccaccgggccgctaagtctctggcaaagtcgcccacgtgctggtgcttccgcaggcgcctcaccgtctttctgattccagtctccgccaggaggtctgccgtcatgggcaaggcggagagtttctgcaaatatttctctagccttttcgggtccgtcttagtggccagacgcacctgcagcttctccactgcgcgcagcgtagtggaccgtgccgccatctcgccagagctgtgcaggcgtcgctgtcctcgcggtcgcggctctgtcctcggggcggcggcacaggcagtgtggggtggccggtcctcgctgcccggtcgccaggcagcgacctcgggatgtggagtcacagcctggagcgagctgggtcctcggagcagcgggccacttggtctggaacgccggtccttgcagacagctgagcaggcccgcttctgttcctcgggatgtgcagccgcagcctggagtgacctgtgcggtgcgccgtccaaggcagagtgaagctccgctgccagagcccggccttatgtagccagccccgggcccacccagggctcaagccctgacccccttggcccctgggctgccccgccccgataggaattcattccgtcagcccaatgcagccaatcgggacggtccacgccaggtggactgctgtgccccgcaggttcattaggttaattgcagcctggacacaccccactgagttctaccgttggccctccatgttcccagcttccacatctgtggattccaaaagacacagagagaatcttcttgggagtcaaagcgaaaataacaacaccgcaagacgaaatcgtaggaagaagaaccaacagaggatgacaactctttacctgggattgacgttgtgtgaggggacttggaaacattcgtAGAAAAgtaggattaagggagaaagaggaaataggcgtattttacttctcagcctcggctccatcaacttcaagacccttctggaagcagtgtcttttccccgccgtctagcccatcgctaaagcccccagggtcctgggaatttaactatttccatgcaatcttttttcctttgttaactgaagaaaactgggtgccctttacaggttttccaagacgaggaaacaaagagaagtcagcaggcgccaaatcaggactgtcaggtggacgcctcacggtttcccatggcaggtcttgcccagctgcccttgttcgaagaaagccatgatcaggaacactgtcgtggtggagaagaactctctggtggggaccttcttcgctccagctttggctaactttctgaaaacgctctgctagcgagcagatgtgatcagggtttggccctgcaggaagtcaaccagcagaatccctctagcatccccaccccccacaacggtggccatgacctctgttcttgactgctcctccacggcttcaactggagcactgccagctcttggtagccatggcttcgtacttggtcttcaggatcctgccggtagagccaggtttcatctcctgtgaccaatcttggaagaaatgcttcaggatcttgctcccaccggttgtttaaaatctcctcggaaaggcttgctctggcctgcggCTGATattggtgccacggtttgggcagccgagttccactctcacctttcagtccaaatgaggaaaacagaaccatttcaagtgtctatggtgtcggctattgtttctgctgtcggcggcgatttcgcttaatgtttacatcctCGCatgacattctctctctctctctgtctctctctctctctgtgtttgtgtgtgtgtgtgtgtgtgtgtgtgtgtttcttccgcAGAAGGATAATCGTTAaagcctgagaatcggggaatGGGGATTCGggtgttaagccttttctgagaattaccctccgtgtcgtgtagagaaataagtaaatttgctgtgtttccagacttccagctgcctcacgaagaggatcctagtgcaatagtggcgatgcttccagagctccctgaatgaggattatcttgtaaataggtgggaagggaattgagctgtcctgggtcagtgtagtaatgttacagcaggatccttaggttgatgctgaattctatctggggtagatttatattttgtgcgggggttgtttcgtttctgtgttttcgagcgggattgtcgctgtgggagCCGGGATCtgctaaggtttgtctcgttctccagtaatgaatgagtttaatgggtgcaggcgctgttttcagtagcatgccagtgggggcatcgatgagctatgaggggctagagcttgctcggattgtttccttgtgtttgtgttttgagttgCGTTTGCtcgtatcatgtttgttttccattttggcaggtgaaacgttttccaggaagaaaggttgttgccagtggatttggttccgaggggctggggtttctggctgggagtggggaggggctgcacggtgatcggtggctactccacctccagaaagagcgtgtggcttctctgccttggggaggatattctgctctcttgtgagttttgcaagccacccgagattctctcttgaattgctgtcaagaaatagagactggcgttgtctctggcccttgctggggaagcttttctgaggttttgtttttttaatttgagacggagtttggcttttgttgtccaggctggagtgcaatggtgggatctgggctcactgcaaactcggcctcccgggttcaagcgattctcctgtctcagccccttgagtagctgggattacaggcgctcgccagcaagcccaaccgagtttcgtctttttagaagagacgggatttcctcatgttggtcaggctggtgtgcaactccggacctcagggggtccgccggcctcgacctcccaaagcgatgggaatagaggcgtgggtcaccatgCCCGGACAtgcctgagtttcacagggtcgctgattggattatgtccccttccccggaacgaatgcttttctgtcttccttaagggtagtatctctgtgacaccctgttctggctccttacatgttcttcaggcttgagggCCTCTTTTGAGGTGCACCGGCATCCACTCag carries:
- the LOC129528415 gene encoding elongin-A3-like, which codes for MAARSTTLRAVEKLQVRLATKTDPKRLEKYLQKLSALPMTADLLAETGIRKTVRRLRKHQHVGDFARDLAARWKKLVLVDRNTGPDPQDPEESASRQRFGEALQDREKAWGFPENATAPRSPSHSPEHRRTARRTPPGQQRPHPRSPSREPRAERKRPRMAPADSGPHRAPPTRTAPLPMPEGPEPAVPGKQRGRGHAHAAQGGPLLGPGCQGQPQGEAVVSHSKGHKSSRGASAQKSPPVQESHSERLQAAGADSAGPKTLPSHVFSELWDPSEAWMQANYDLLSAFEAMTSQANPEALSAPTLQEEAAFPGRRVNAKMPVYSGSRPACQLQVPTLRQQCLRVPRNNPDALGDVEGVPYSVLEPVLAGWTPDQLYRTEKDNPALARETDELWRIHCLQDFKEEKPQEHESWRELYLRLRDAREQRLRVVTAKIRSARENKPSGRQTKMICFNSVAKTPYDASRRQEKSAGAADPGDGEIEPAPKPAGSSQAPSGLGEGGGGSISGGSSNEHAAPADKTRKQAAKKVAPLMAKAIRDYKGRFSRR